One segment of Ipomoea triloba cultivar NCNSP0323 chromosome 12, ASM357664v1 DNA contains the following:
- the LOC115999922 gene encoding uncharacterized protein LOC115999922, which yields MPLGTLHSRCSLVLSSMASLSPAPGPKTRSVEDIFKDYSGRRTAVLRALTRDVDEFFLMCDPEKGSLCLYGLPNESWEVDFPVEEIPPEIPEPVMGINFARDEMVKRDWLGLLAKHCDSWLMAVAFYFGARLNQSEREHLFDLINDQPTICEVLKEKKPVKRKCNANIGSKSKTNFKRNKQGKGTPRMQDSHDEDKDEQVCRICVANDKENEFWVCCALCQGWFHGKCVKLTPAKAKGMKKYKCSLCRSKKAKGNAKMHESHGENKGEDEDKASRTICGICAENYNDNEFWLVCHLCEGRFHGKCVKIKPSNARKMKEYVCGFCSNKAVKGNATMQESHRVKKDEREKGNATMQESHGEDKDEDMDDSVGNATCGICGANEKESEFWMHCDFCDGRFHGKCVKLTPAKAECIKNYKCPSCKNKTEKGNATVKCHGEENDKDKDDKSNTICGTCAENYNANEFWIVCDLCKGWFHGKCVKVTPAKAKRMKEFKCGFCSNGRGTTIARMQDS from the exons ATGCCCCTAGGAACTCTTCACTCTCGCTGTTCACTAGTGCTGAGCAGCATGGCATCGCTCTCGCCGGCACCCGGCCCGAAGACCCGCTCCGTCGAAGACATCTTCAAAGACTACTCCGGCCGCCGCACCGCCGTTCTCCGCGCTCTCACTCGAG ATGTGGATGAGTTTTTCTTAATGTGCGATCCAG AGAAAGGGAGTTTGTGTTTGTACGGACTCCCCAACGAATCGTGGGAGGTGGATTTCCCGGTGGAGGAGATCCCGCCGGAGATTCCGGAGCCGGTGATGGGGATCAATTTTGCGAGGGACGAGATGGTCAAGAGGGATTGGCTCGGATTGTTGGCTAAGCACTGCGATTCGTGGTTGATGGCGGTGGCTTTCTATTTCGGTGCCAGGCTCAATCAAAGTGAAAG AGAGCATTTGTTTGACCTGATAAATGATCAACCCACCATCTGTGAAGTCTTGAAAGAGAAGAAACCTGTAAAGCGGAAATGCAATGCTAATATTGGTAGCAAATCCAAAACTAATTTCAAG AGAAACAAACAAGGGAAGGGAACTCCAAGGATGCAAGATAGCCATGATGAGGATAAAGATGAACAGGTTTGCAGGATCTGTGTAGCCAATGACAAGGAGAATGAGTTCTGGGTGTGCTGTGCCCTATGTCAAGGGTGGTTCCATGGCAAGTGTGTGAAACTTACGCCAGCCAAGGCCAAAGGTATGAAAAAATACAAATGCTCCTTATGCAGAAGTAAAAAGGCAAAGGGAAATGCAAAGATGCATGAGAGCCATGGAGAGAATAAaggtgaagatgaagacaaagcaagCAGAACTATTTGTGGGATCTGTGCGGAAAATTACaatgataatgagttttggCTTGTCTGTCATTTATGCGAAGGGCGGTTTCATGGCAAGTGTGTGAAAATTAAACCCTCCAATGCCAGAAAAATGAAAGAATACGTATGTGGTTTTTGCAGCAACAAAGCAGTAAAGGGGAACGCAACTATGCAAGAAAGTCATAGAGTGAAAAAAGATGAAAGGGAAAAGGGAAATGCAACAATGCAAGAGAGCCATGGAGAGGATAAAGATGAAGACATGGATGATTCTGTAGGAAATGCTACTTGTGGGATCTGTGGGGCAAATGAAAAGGAGAGTGAATTCTGGATGCACTGTGACTTTTGCGATGGAAGATTCCATGGCAAGTGTGTGAAACTTACACCAGCCAAGGCTGAATGTATCAAAAACTACAAATGCCCCTCTTGCAAAAATAAAACAGAAAAGGGAAATGCAACGGTGAAATGCCATGGAGAGGAGAATGATAAAGACAAGGATGATAAAAGCAATACTATTTGTGGAACGTGTGCAGAAAATTACAATGCTAATGAGTTCTGGATTGTCTGTGACTTATGTAAGGGTTGGTTTCATGGCAAGTGTGTCAAAGTTACACCAGCCAAGGCCAAAAGAATGAAGGAATTCAAATGTGGTTTTTGCAGCAACGGAAGGGGAACGACAATTGCAAGAATGCAAGACTCATAG